The nucleotide sequence CAGTATAATTGTTACAAACAAAATGGAAAACCCAACCAAAACCTTTAACTGCATTCCCACCGCAAACATGTTCATCTGAGGCGCTACCTTTGCCATAACTCCCAGAATACAGTTCAGAATCATACTGGTGGCGAAAATGGGAAGTACAATACGGAATCCGATTACCATTAAATCTGCAATATACATGGTCATGGTGCCCATCAGATGTTCCCAGTCAAAAACACTTCCGTTAATGGGAATCAACTGGTAAGTATCAATCAGAGCCCGGAGAATATAGTGATGCATATCCGTAATCACCAGAAGCAGCATAATAAAATAATTGTACATGGTTCCGGTCAGACCGGACTGTGTACGGGTAGTAGGGTCATAAATATTCGCCATTGCAAGGCCGATTTCCATATCAATAATTTTACCGGAAAATACAATAATGGAATTACAAATATTTGCTGCAAATCCAATAAGCAATCCTGTAATTCCTTCCCGCAGAACGATGATGGCGAATTCGATTGTTCCGGCATATTCCAAAGATTCTTTCGGCAGTATCACCTGATATAAAATCAATGCCACAAACACCGACAGCCCGATTTTCACCCGGCCCGGACTATTATTCATGCCAAAAAACGGAGCAACAAAGGTAAATGATGCAACCCTTACCAATATCATCAGAAAATATTCAAATGTATATACTGTAAACTCATAGTTTATCATACTGTCTCAACCTAACGCAGATACAGACCGAAATTATTCCATAATTCCGTCATAAAGCCTGTCAGATTCTCCAACATCCACCCGCCTAACAGCATCATTCCCAAAAAGACAGCGATAATCTTGGGTACAAAGGTCAGAGTCTGCTCCTGAATGGAAGTCACCGTCTGGAAAATACTGATAATCAGACCGACAATCAGGGAAATCAGCAGCAACGGTGCAGATACTTTGATAATCAAAAACAATGCTTCTCTGGCAATGTCCAGCACCTGTCCTTCTGTAATCATATGTTTTCACCTCTACACTTCGCAACCACTTGCTTCCACAAGTGGTTGTACTCAATAAAATGTCTTTACAAGATTTCCGATTACCAGATCCCATCCGTCTGCCAGAACAAACAGCAGTATTTTGAAGGGCATGGAAATCGTAGTAGGAGGCAGCATCATCATACCCATGGACATCAGCACGGAAGCCACTACCATATCAATCACAATAAACGGTATATAAATCAGGAAACCAATAATAAATGCTGTCCGCAGTTCACTGACAATAAAACCTGGAATTACCACATGCATGGGAATAGGCTCCAGCGTCTCCGGTTCGCTTAAATCCATACCGGTCATGTCAATTTCCGCAATATCACAGAACAGCTTCAAATCCTTTCGCTGCATTTCTTTGTACATAAACCGGCGGATTGGAGCTTCGATTCGCTCCATGGCCTCTTCCTGATTAATCTCATTGGCCTCCAGAGGCTGAATCACTGTCTCATTAATTTCTGAAAATACAGGGTTCATAATAAACAGCGTTAAAAATAACGCCAGACCTACCAGCACCTGATTGGGAGGAACCGTCTGGGTTCCAATTGCAGTCCTCACAAAATGCAGTACAATAATAATTCTCGTAAAGGAGGTCAGCATAATCAGAATGGACGGCGCCAGTGTAATCACTGTAAGTATCAGCAAAATCCTGATATTACCGGATAAATTCCCCTCTTCATTATTCCAGCTGAATGTCAGCCCATTGGTAGTTCCCGGTTCTGCCCTCTGAGTGTTGGGAGTGGTAAGCTCTCCCGTCTCCTGCCTGGTGGTGTCCGTAATCTGCTGATTGGCATCCGCTGCACTTCCTGTCGCATATGCGCTTTGCCCAAAACATAAAAACAGCATAAGAATCAGCGTAACTGTGCCAAAGGCAAAGGAAGTCCCGCAATATATTTTTTTCAGCTTTCTCATAGTGTTTTGCCTACTTCCTGGGAATTTTTTTCTTCAGGTTATTCAATATTTCCTGAAAATTCTCATTCACATTAACCGGATTTTTCCCTTCCGGGGAAGGCATCCAGACCAGTTGTTCCTCCGTCAGCTCCGTCAGAATATTGATGGTATCCTTACAGACGGAAATGACCAGATATTTTTTCCCAACCTGAATAATCTGAATAAACTTATTATTGTTTACCCGGAATGTTTCAATGACCCGTATGTTCTTATCTGCCATCATTCCCTGCTGATATCCGGCAATCCACCTGGTCACTCCCCAGGTGAGCGCCAATACCAGAAGAAATACCAGAAGCACGCCGATCAATTGGAAAAAACTTTCCCATCCTGAGGAAATTTCCAGCAAAATCATCTTATCCAACTACTTTTTTCACAGCTTCCAATACACGTTCTGCCTGGAACGGTTTTACAATAAAGTCTTTGGCACCGGACTGAATGGCTTCAATAACCATTGCCTGCTGTCCCATTGCGGAACACATAATAATACATGCGGAAGGATCTGCAGCTTTAATCTGCTTCAAAGCCTGAATTCCGTCCATTTCCGGCATGGTAATATCCATCAGTACCAGATCCGGTTTGGTCTCATTGTACTTTTCCACTGCTTTCAGACCATTCTCAGCTTCTCCTGCAATATTGTAGCCATTCTTGGTAAGAATGTCCTTGATCATCATTCTCATAAACGCTGCGTCATCACAAATTAAAATATTCTTTGCCATATCTTTTTCTCCTTGATATCACTTTTTTATTAGTTATTTATAATTTCGGTAATACGCACGCCAAAACTTTCTTCCAGTACTACGACTTCGCCCTTGGCAACGTATTTACCATTTACTAACACATCAATCGGTTCCCCGGCAATCTTATTCAATTCTATGATAGTTCCCGGAGCAAATTCCAGAATATCATGAATGGACTTGCTGGTTCTTCCAAGTTCCACCGTTACATCCAGCGGAACATCCATAATCAGTCCAATGTTTTCCTGCTGAGTAATCGGATTGAAATCACCTGCAAAAGCCTGGAACTGAGCAGGCTGTACATTAACCGGCTGCTGAGCATACATCTGAGACATATCTCCCATCATCGGCATTCCCATCACGGGCTGCCCGCTCATCATCGGCTGTCCCATCATGGGCTGCCCGCCCATCATCGGCTGCCCCATCATGGGCTGAGGCGCTGCCACCGGCTGAGGTGCAGGCGCAGGTGCAGGTGCTTCCGGCGCAGGTGCAGGCGCTTCCGCTGAAGTTGAGGAAGTATCTGCTTCCATTGTCTGCGCCACACCGGAACACATTTCCTTTGCAAAGGAAAATGGATACAGCTGCATAATCTCACTGTTTACCAGATCCCCAATTTCCATTTTGAAAGAAATCTTTACAAACCGGCCGGCCAGAAATTCATCAATTTCCTCTCCGTTCAGAGTATCTTTTAAATCTACCAGATCTGCAGACGGGGGACTGATATCAATCATTTTATTCAGCATGGATGACAGAGATGTGGCAGCGCTTCCCATCATCTGGTTCATAGCCTCGCTGATTGCACTCAGATGCAGTTCACCAAGCTCACCATCCAGATTTGTGCCGTCTCCTCCCATCATCAAATCCGTGATAATTTTCACGTCATGTTCCTTTAATACCAGAAGATTGCTCCCATCCAGTCCCACGGTATAGGCAATTCTGATAAATACACAGGGTCTCTCATAGGCCTCCACGATATCATCCCAGGTAGCAAAGGTAACTACCGGTGTGGAGATATCCACTTTCCTGTTTACAAGAGAAAATAAAGTGGTGGCTGCTGTCCCCATGCTGATATTGGAAATCTCGCCTATGGCGTCAATTTCATCCGGGGTCAGGTCTTCGAGCCCTTCCGTTCCGGAAACGGCTGCATCCATACCTGCATCATCATTCAACAGAGCACTAATTTCCTCCTGTGATAAAACTCCATCCATTCCATCCATAATCTCACTGCTCCTCTCTGATTACTGATGTAACTCTTACTGCATACTGTTCCCCAGATGCACCAGGCAAAGCAGTAAATTTTTTAATATTTCCAACATATACATCCAATTCATCTTCCACTTTCCGGTCCAGACGGATAATATCGCCCACCTGAAGATTGATGAAATCACTTACTGAAATAGCGCTCTTTCCCAGAACTGCTTTCACCGGCATGGGCGCTTTGGAAATAATGGACTCAATAACCTCCGTATATTCCTGTTCGCCGCGGGCCTGCATGGTGGAAAACCAGAATTTGGTATTCAGCTTATCCATCACGTCTTCCAGCGTCATATAGGGAAGACAGACATTCATCAGACCTTCCACATCTCCGATTTTCATATTAATTGTGATAATCGCAATCATTTCACTGGGAGAAATAAACTGTGCAAACTGGGAGTTCGTCTCGATTCGCTCCAGCCTTGGATGTATCTCCAGCACATTTTCCCAGGGCTCCCGGAGAAGATTGATACACACATTCATAATACGCTCAATAATCAGCAACTCAATTTCTGAAAAATCACGGCTGCGTTCCAGAGGAACTCCCATACCGCCCAGCATTCGGTCTACCATGGCATATCCCAGATTGGAAGCCAGATCTATAATAATGCTGCCCGGCATCGGTGCAAAATTCACAATCCCCAAAAGTACCGGATTGGACATGGAATTTGAAAATTCCGAATAGGTAACTGCCTCCGAATTCATAACTTCCACCTGAATATTTTTTCTCAGATATGCCGGAAGATTTGTAGAAAGCAGTCTTCCATAATGTTCGAATATAATCTCCATCGTTCTGAGATGTTCCTTGGAGAATTTCGCAGGCCTTGCAAAGTCATAATCCTTTACCTGCTTTTCCCCGGTATCCTTAATCTCATCTGCGTCCAGCTCACCGTTGCTCAAAGCACTCAGCAGACTGTCTATCTCATTTTGGGATAAGACCTCGCCCATCCTCACTCACCACCTGACATTTATACTGCAATTTTAATCTTTCACCGCTGATCCATACTGTCTTATTCATAATTATAGGTCGGGAATGCCACACTTACAATAAAGTCAGATTCGTACAGTCTGCGCAGGCGGCTCAGAATCTCATCCTGTACCGCTGCCTGATTTTCCCTCAGGTCATCTATGGTATGACCGGCTACAATTTTATTCACTTCACTCTTAATAATGTCTTCCTGTGCAATCACACCTTCTTTGACATACTTCTCATATCCGTCATTTTTCGTATCCAGAACAAGGGCCACGGAAATCACCGCATGGTGCTCCTCTCCGCTGTCATCCTTCTTCAGATTGATGGTAAGATTTGCCCCCTCGGAAACTTTGATGGTATCGCACTGCTCCATGGGTATGTAAAGGGAGGAATTATCTTTGCCGCCCTCCAGCTCCAGATCAATGGCGGAACACACCTTGGTAATGAGCTCATTTGCTTTCTTTGACTGAGGCACAACGGAAATCATCAGGATTGCTGTTAAAATCAGATTCGCAACTACCAGTGCCAGAATTAAAACACTCATTAAATTCTTCTTCATTGCTGTCTTTCCTTTCTAATTTGAATTATACGAATTGTATATCTTTATCTCTACCCTTCGGTTCCTTGCCCGTCCCTCAGGTGTTGCATTATCCGCCACGGGACTGTATTCCCCGCATCCGGTGGCATTGATTTTTCCTGCCTCAAGCGCAGTCTTACCCAATACATAATCTTTCACTGCAAATGCACGGTATGCAGACAACACATCATTATTCTCATACTTCTCATTACTTATGGGCACATTATCCGTATGCCCTTCTATATCAATCAGACTACTGTCATAACTTTCCAATATCAGTGATAGTTTATCCACCAGCGGCAGAGCATCTTCTCTGATCTGAGACTGCCCGGAATCAAACAGCAACGCTCCGTTCAGGGTAATACGCACAAACTGGGCATTGGAATCAATTTCCATCTGACCGGCAACTCCCTGTTCTTCCGCCATCTGCTCAATCTGTTCCGCCATCTCTTCCGACTCTTTCAGTCCGGCTTCCGCCATCTCTTCCTTCAAAGCCTGTTCCGGATCCTTTTCTTCTTCCTCGTTGTCTTCCCCATCTTCTTTGCTGGCTGAATTGGCAGCTTCCTTATAATACTGATCCAGCAGCTGAAGCTGATTGACACCGGCCGCCACCATCTGGCCATCGCCTATGGAGGAACCTCCCTGAGGCAGAATACTGAAACTGTGCTCCAGAGACTGCACCAACGCTTCAAATTTATCCACATCCACAGAGGACATGGAGAACAACAACACGAAAAAGCACAGCAAAAGATTCATCAGATCTGCGAAGGTATTCATCCAGTTGGCAGCTCCTCCGCCGGAATCCTTTTTCTTCTTCTTTGCCATTATTCTTCACCTCCGCCCTGCTCCGTCATGCCTTCACGCATTTTCGGGGACAGGAAGGATTTTAATTTTTCCTCAATTACACGGGGGTTCTCGCCCGCCTGAATTGACAAAAGCCCTTCCACGGTAATTTCCTTTATTCGAATTTCTTCATCATTATTAACTTTCAGTTTCGCCGCTGTAGGGTTACAGAGCCAGTTGGCAATCAGAGAACCATACAGTGTGGTAACCAAAGCAACCGCCATACTGGGTCCGATGGAAGACGGGTCGCTCAGCTTTGCAAGCATGTTAATCAAACCGATCAGGGTACCAATCATACCCCAGGCAGGTCCAAGACCTTCCCATGTCTTCCAGAAATTAATATTCACATTATGACGTTCTTCCACACTGACCAGATCCGCTTCCATAATGCCTCGTACCAGTTCCGGGTCCGTACCGTCAACCACCAGCATAACACCCTTTTTCAGAAATTCGTCTTCAATGCCGTTGGCTGCTTCTTCCAGTGCCAGAAGTCCTTCTTTTCTTGCTATGTTTGATAAATCAATAATATTCTTAATTACTTCGCTTACATCCGATTTGGTATCCTTAAATGTCAGAGTAATGGATTTTAACCCGTTGATAAAATCCGGAAGTTTGTGAGCAGCCAGCGTACCCGCCAGCGAACCTCCGATGGTAATGATAACGGAAGGCACATCCCAGAAGTCTCTGAGGAGGTCACCTCCACCCTGTATAACTCCAAACACAAACAACACAATTCCAAGTATAATACCCAATAAAGACGCTATATCCAATTTAGCCACCTGCCCTTTTCATCCATGAAATATATTCTATCCGTAATTTCACCTGTCTGTTCTACAGGCTATTCTTTTGCCAACCAGGGAAGACCCGTTGTCATAATTTCTCTCTTGTATAATATTACTAAATTTTTTACTTCTTGTCTACTTTCTTTTACAATTAATTTCTTCCCTGTCACAAAAGAAAGGACAGTATCCGGTGTTTCCTCCACGCTTTCTATCAGTTCCGCATTGATCAGAATGGTACTTCCGTTCAGTTTCGTCACTTCTATCATGGAGCCTCACCTGCCTTTCACCGATTCATTATATGGGGGAACCATGAAACACAGTTCCCCGTCATATTTATTTTATAAGTTTATTATCGTTTCAGATTCACCAGTTCTTCCAGCAGCGTATCAGAAGTTGTGATAATTCTGGAGTTCGCCTGGAAACCTCTCTGGGTGGTAATCATTTCCGTAAACTCTGTGGAAAGGTCCACATTGGACATTTCCAGAACACCGCTGGTCATCTTGCCGCCGTCTGCGGTAATATCCTGACCGATTCCGTCAAACTCACCGGAGTTCAGAGTGGTCCGGTAGCAGTTGTCACCCAGTTTCTCCAGTCCGGAGGGGTTAGCAAAGGTTGCCACTGCAATCTGTCCCAGCAGAGTGGTATTGCCATTATCATATGTACCGAAAATTCTTCCGTCCTCCTGTACCTGCAGTCCGGTCAGTGCTCCCAGCTTCCTGCCTGTTCCGTCAATTCCCTTTTCATCCCCTTTGAGCATATCCAGCGTACAGTTATTTCCGTTCTCATAACAGGTGGAAGTACTGAAATCCACATTGATGTTCTGGAACTGAGTACCAATCGTTGCCAGGTTAATTCCTACGGTAGAATTCCCGGCATTTCCAATATAGTTAAAAGTTCCGGGATTCAGACCGTTTTCATTGTAATCCAGCACGTATCCATTGATGGTATCCTGGTATTCAAACACGCCGGAACCTCCCACCTGAGTAAATGTTCCGTTGAAATTTGTCAGAGCATCTCCTGTGATACCGAATACATCCGTAACGGAATAGGATACGGAACCGTCTGCGCTTTCATATAATTTCTGCCCGTCTCTCTCTGCATACTGAAGCGTAACACCATTTTTATCTACTATGGTACCATTCTCGTTCCTGAACTCTGCCGCCATCTTATATTTTCTTGTAATCTGCTGGGGAGTTTCCGGGCCGAAAATTCTTCTTCTTGCCTCTGTCATATCTATATTCTGATTTGCAGCATATTCATTCAGAATGGAACGTCCGGTAGAATCTGTAATGTCTGTCAGCTCTACGGAATAGTTTTTCTCATCCCCATTGATGGTTTTTACTGCAAATTTCGCATTATAGCTGTAACCCAGCCCATCATAGAAATTCAGACTCAGCACATAACCGTCACCGGAGTTTACCTGTTTGTTATTGGTATCCAGAACGCCGCTGACTGTTGCCAGGGTAGTTGCCTCAGGCGGAGAAGTCTGATTCTTCTCGTTCATAATATTCAGTACGGAAACCGTATCTTTCCGGATATCCCCTGTCTGAGGGTCTACCTGCCATCCCATTACGTTATAACCATTGGCTTTGGTGGCAAGGTTGCCGGCTCCGTCAATATAAAATGCTCCGGCTTTGGTAAACAGGTTTTCCGTACCGTTATTTACAATAAAGAAACTGTCTCCGGTGATTCTCAGATCCCAGCCATCTCCGGTGGTCTGAGTTGCTCCCGGAGAGGTAATATTGATGGATGTGGAACCGGTGGTTACACCAAGACCGATCTGCTTGGCATTGACACCGCCCTTGGTAGCAGTCGCACCGGATGCACCGGACATGTTCTGATACATGATTTCACTGAATGCAGTGCTGGATGACTTAAATGCAACAGTGTTTACGTTTGCAATATTATTACCAATTACGTCCATCTTGGTCTGGTGTGTCTTTAACCCTGACACTCCAGAATACAATGCTCTCATCATAACGAAATGACCTCCTGATTCTTATTGGATGCAGTTATCCTGCATTCACAGAATAACCGCTGCCGCATGACCCCTTCTGTCATTCCAGGGTCTTCTGCCTCCTTCATGGGTCCGGCTAGATAATTACGGCTCCGTCAATGTTAGTATATACATTTTCGTCAGACTCTGTATGGTCCATTGCTGTAACCACAGTTTTATTGGGCACATTTACAATAAACGAATAGGAGTCAACGATAACAAGGGACTCTTTCATTCCCTTCGCTTCTGCTTTTTCCGCTGCTGTTTCCAGACGTTCCTTCTGCTCTGTGGAAAGTTCTATGTTCCTGCTCTGCAGACGCATGGAAGCATGCTTGGAAAACTTCAGCACAGAACTTTCGTCCACAAACTGTTTCTGCTTTAAAATATCATCAAAGGAAAGTTCTCCTTCAGCAGCAACTGTGTTCTGACTGTTCTGTTTCAGATACTGATCTGTAATCTGTTCAATGGAAGAGAATTGATTTGAAATTTTATTCATGATATCTCTCCGTTCTTCAGCTTCCCTGCTGTCCTCTGATTCACTCAGAGGCGCCATCCCTGTTAACTGGTAGTTCCGGTTCCTTCCGTACTTCCTGTTCCCTCTGTTCCTTCTGTGGAACCGCTGTCATCCTTATCGCCTGAACCATCGGGCTTGTCAGGCTCCGGCGGGCTGATCTCATTCATTTTTGCCACTAACGCCTTAAACTTATTGTATGCATCTTTGCAATATTTTTCAATATAATTCTGCTGGTAAGCGGTAAGACTGTTATACGCGGCTGTGATTGCAGCCAGTTTTTCCTTATCCGCAACAGATAATTTGCTGACATCCGGCATGGTAGCCAGCGCTTTTTCAAAATCTTCCCCTATCAGGGTTGCTTCCATATATTCATCATCCACAACCGTGTCAAGGTCGTCAAGATTATACCAGGAACCGTCAATGGACAGATAGGTCTTACTGCCTTCTCTGCGGACCTGTTCCACTCTTCCGGATATATAATTTGTAACTCCGCTGGTCTCCACTCCCATAATTACGGTTTTTCCAACCAGCCCTGTTGCCTGTGATGCCTCCAGAGAAGCACGCATATTCTGCATTTCTTCCAGAGAGGAGAATGTCGCAAGCTGGGAAATGTATTCTGTGTTAGAAGTGGGTTCCAGGGGATCCTGATACTTCATCTGGGCTACCAGGAGCTGTAAAAATGCTTCTTTTCCCAATGATCCGCCGCTTCTCTCTTTTTTGGCTTCTTCCGCTTCTTTTGTGGGATCATAACCATTTACAATTTCACCGTTTTTAACCGGTACTGTAACTGCCATAAAATCTCTCCTTTCTTTTTTTTGTTTCACTACACTGTCAGGCCTGTGATGTATCCTATGCTGTCAGATCCACACTGTTCCCCTGATCCGTCATGATTTTTGCCACCAGGTCTTCTTCCTCTGTCATTGCTCCTTCCAGATCCTCCGGACTGTTCAGGTTGATATTCCTTCTGGAAGATTTCCGTGCATTTTCCTCCTGCTGCTCCTGTGCGGGGCTTTGCTGGTTCTGTTCCAGATTACGCTCAAATTCATGGCTTGCAATGGTCACTTCAATAGCTTCCACTTTAATGCCCTGCTGGTTCATATTTTCTTTCAGCACTGCAACCTGGCTTTCCAGCGCTTCTCTTACCGCTTCATTCTGAGCCGCAAGCTGAGCGGTGATTACGCCTTCTCTGGAAACAACCTGCAGATACACTTTTCCCAGATTGGCCGGATTCAGCTGCATTTCTATGGAAGATTCCGCCTGGCTGACCATAACTCTGGTCATCTGGCTGACCTGACGCATAATGTCCTCCACATTAATTCTGGTCTGAACTACGGTCTGGGTAACTTCCACTGTCTGGCCCTGATTCACGGTCTGAGTCGTGGTCTGGTAAGTAATATGGCTCTTTCCGGATTCTGCTTTCTCTGTGTCTTTCCCGTCCTGGGTCATTTCCGAAAGGGATTTTTCCGGACTCTTTTCCGCATTCCCTTCCCCGGATTCCTCCTGAGTCTGAGCAGTTACTGCTCCGGTTTCTTCTGTGGTGCGGCTGTCTGCGGCCGGCTCATTTCCTGCCTGTTCTTTTCCATCCGGATTCTGT is from Lachnospiraceae bacterium JLR.KK002 and encodes:
- the fliR gene encoding flagellar biosynthetic protein FliR; this translates as MINYEFTVYTFEYFLMILVRVASFTFVAPFFGMNNSPGRVKIGLSVFVALILYQVILPKESLEYAGTIEFAIIVLREGITGLLIGFAANICNSIIVFSGKIIDMEIGLAMANIYDPTTRTQSGLTGTMYNYFIMLLLVITDMHHYILRALIDTYQLIPINGSVFDWEHLMGTMTMYIADLMVIGFRIVLPIFATSMILNCILGVMAKVAPQMNMFAVGMQLKVLVGFSILFVTIILLPDISNFIFREMKRMIVSVVEGMY
- a CDS encoding flagellar basal body-associated FliL family protein produces the protein MKKNLMSVLILALVVANLILTAILMISVVPQSKKANELITKVCSAIDLELEGGKDNSSLYIPMEQCDTIKVSEGANLTINLKKDDSGEEHHAVISVALVLDTKNDGYEKYVKEGVIAQEDIIKSEVNKIVAGHTIDDLRENQAAVQDEILSRLRRLYESDFIVSVAFPTYNYE
- the fliP gene encoding flagellar type III secretion system pore protein FliP (The bacterial flagellar biogenesis protein FliP forms a type III secretion system (T3SS)-type pore required for flagellar assembly.); translation: MRKLKKIYCGTSFAFGTVTLILMLFLCFGQSAYATGSAADANQQITDTTRQETGELTTPNTQRAEPGTTNGLTFSWNNEEGNLSGNIRILLILTVITLAPSILIMLTSFTRIIIVLHFVRTAIGTQTVPPNQVLVGLALFLTLFIMNPVFSEINETVIQPLEANEINQEEAMERIEAPIRRFMYKEMQRKDLKLFCDIAEIDMTGMDLSEPETLEPIPMHVVIPGFIVSELRTAFIIGFLIYIPFIVIDMVVASVLMSMGMMMLPPTTISMPFKILLFVLADGWDLVIGNLVKTFY
- a CDS encoding flagellar biosynthetic protein FliO, whose product is MILLEISSGWESFFQLIGVLLVFLLVLALTWGVTRWIAGYQQGMMADKNIRVIETFRVNNNKFIQIIQVGKKYLVISVCKDTINILTELTEEQLVWMPSPEGKNPVNVNENFQEILNNLKKKIPRK
- the fliY gene encoding flagellar motor switch phosphatase FliY, whose protein sequence is MDGVLSQEEISALLNDDAGMDAAVSGTEGLEDLTPDEIDAIGEISNISMGTAATTLFSLVNRKVDISTPVVTFATWDDIVEAYERPCVFIRIAYTVGLDGSNLLVLKEHDVKIITDLMMGGDGTNLDGELGELHLSAISEAMNQMMGSAATSLSSMLNKMIDISPPSADLVDLKDTLNGEEIDEFLAGRFVKISFKMEIGDLVNSEIMQLYPFSFAKEMCSGVAQTMEADTSSTSAEAPAPAPEAPAPAPAPQPVAAPQPMMGQPMMGGQPMMGQPMMSGQPVMGMPMMGDMSQMYAQQPVNVQPAQFQAFAGDFNPITQQENIGLIMDVPLDVTVELGRTSKSIHDILEFAPGTIIELNKIAGEPIDVLVNGKYVAKGEVVVLEESFGVRITEIINN
- a CDS encoding motility protein A; translated protein: MDIASLLGIILGIVLFVFGVIQGGGDLLRDFWDVPSVIITIGGSLAGTLAAHKLPDFINGLKSITLTFKDTKSDVSEVIKNIIDLSNIARKEGLLALEEAANGIEDEFLKKGVMLVVDGTDPELVRGIMEADLVSVEERHNVNINFWKTWEGLGPAWGMIGTLIGLINMLAKLSDPSSIGPSMAVALVTTLYGSLIANWLCNPTAAKLKVNNDEEIRIKEITVEGLLSIQAGENPRVIEEKLKSFLSPKMREGMTEQGGGEE
- a CDS encoding TIGR02530 family flagellar biosynthesis protein, with amino-acid sequence MNKISNQFSSIEQITDQYLKQNSQNTVAAEGELSFDDILKQKQFVDESSVLKFSKHASMRLQSRNIELSTEQKERLETAAEKAEAKGMKESLVIVDSYSFIVNVPNKTVVTAMDHTESDENVYTNIDGAVII
- a CDS encoding flagellar motor protein MotB, whose amino-acid sequence is MAKKKKKDSGGGAANWMNTFADLMNLLLCFFVLLFSMSSVDVDKFEALVQSLEHSFSILPQGGSSIGDGQMVAAGVNQLQLLDQYYKEAANSASKEDGEDNEEEEKDPEQALKEEMAEAGLKESEEMAEQIEQMAEEQGVAGQMEIDSNAQFVRITLNGALLFDSGQSQIREDALPLVDKLSLILESYDSSLIDIEGHTDNVPISNEKYENNDVLSAYRAFAVKDYVLGKTALEAGKINATGCGEYSPVADNATPEGRARNRRVEIKIYNSYNSN
- a CDS encoding flagellar hook-basal body complex protein translates to MMRALYSGVSGLKTHQTKMDVIGNNIANVNTVAFKSSSTAFSEIMYQNMSGASGATATKGGVNAKQIGLGVTTGSTSINITSPGATQTTGDGWDLRITGDSFFIVNNGTENLFTKAGAFYIDGAGNLATKANGYNVMGWQVDPQTGDIRKDTVSVLNIMNEKNQTSPPEATTLATVSGVLDTNNKQVNSGDGYVLSLNFYDGLGYSYNAKFAVKTINGDEKNYSVELTDITDSTGRSILNEYAANQNIDMTEARRRIFGPETPQQITRKYKMAAEFRNENGTIVDKNGVTLQYAERDGQKLYESADGSVSYSVTDVFGITGDALTNFNGTFTQVGGSGVFEYQDTINGYVLDYNENGLNPGTFNYIGNAGNSTVGINLATIGTQFQNINVDFSTSTCYENGNNCTLDMLKGDEKGIDGTGRKLGALTGLQVQEDGRIFGTYDNGNTTLLGQIAVATFANPSGLEKLGDNCYRTTLNSGEFDGIGQDITADGGKMTSGVLEMSNVDLSTEFTEMITTQRGFQANSRIITTSDTLLEELVNLKR
- the fliM gene encoding flagellar motor switch protein FliM, yielding MGEVLSQNEIDSLLSALSNGELDADEIKDTGEKQVKDYDFARPAKFSKEHLRTMEIIFEHYGRLLSTNLPAYLRKNIQVEVMNSEAVTYSEFSNSMSNPVLLGIVNFAPMPGSIIIDLASNLGYAMVDRMLGGMGVPLERSRDFSEIELLIIERIMNVCINLLREPWENVLEIHPRLERIETNSQFAQFISPSEMIAIITINMKIGDVEGLMNVCLPYMTLEDVMDKLNTKFWFSTMQARGEQEYTEVIESIISKAPMPVKAVLGKSAISVSDFINLQVGDIIRLDRKVEDELDVYVGNIKKFTALPGASGEQYAVRVTSVIREEQ
- the fliQ gene encoding flagellar biosynthesis protein FliQ, with the protein product MITEGQVLDIAREALFLIIKVSAPLLLISLIVGLIISIFQTVTSIQEQTLTFVPKIIAVFLGMMLLGGWMLENLTGFMTELWNNFGLYLR
- a CDS encoding flagellar FlbD family protein, coding for MIEVTKLNGSTILINAELIESVEETPDTVLSFVTGKKLIVKESRQEVKNLVILYKREIMTTGLPWLAKE
- a CDS encoding response regulator; this encodes MAKNILICDDAAFMRMMIKDILTKNGYNIAGEAENGLKAVEKYNETKPDLVLMDITMPEMDGIQALKQIKAADPSACIIMCSAMGQQAMVIEAIQSGAKDFIVKPFQAERVLEAVKKVVG
- a CDS encoding flagellar hook capping FlgD N-terminal domain-containing protein: MAVTVPVKNGEIVNGYDPTKEAEEAKKERSGGSLGKEAFLQLLVAQMKYQDPLEPTSNTEYISQLATFSSLEEMQNMRASLEASQATGLVGKTVIMGVETSGVTNYISGRVEQVRREGSKTYLSIDGSWYNLDDLDTVVDDEYMEATLIGEDFEKALATMPDVSKLSVADKEKLAAITAAYNSLTAYQQNYIEKYCKDAYNKFKALVAKMNEISPPEPDKPDGSGDKDDSGSTEGTEGTGSTEGTGTTS